A genomic window from Lotus japonicus ecotype B-129 chromosome 1, LjGifu_v1.2 includes:
- the LOC130734431 gene encoding probable inactive receptor kinase At4g23740 encodes MDKKQLDLLFIYSAAIMVGAMFFSVEAAPVEDKQALLDFLHNINHSSHLNWGKSSSVCKNWIGVTCNTDQSRVIALQLPRTGLNGPIPPNTLDRLSALQTLNLASNNITGFFPFGFSMLKNLSYLYLQLNKISGPLPSDFSVWHNLTVANFSHNSFNGSIPFSLSILTHLSSLALDNNLLSGEIPDLNILTLQELNLANNNLSGVVPKSLQRFPSLAFSGNNLTSALPHPRRKRKRLGEPALLGIIIGCCVLGLATAIAAFMILCCYQGLKLRSAEHGEQGGLKFKKKEVSEEKEASESRHKNKVVFFEGCSLAFDLEDLLRASAEVLGKGTLGTVYKAALEDATTVAVKRLKEVTVGKREFEQQMEIVGSIRHENVAALRAYYYSKEEKLMVYDYYEQGSVSAMLHGKRGVNRICLDWESRLRIAIGAARGIAQIHALQGGKLIHGNIKASNIFLNSKEYGCLSDTGLATLMSPASAPALRATGYRAPEATDPRKATPASDVFSFGVLLLELLTGKNPTTHATGGEEVFHLVRWVSSVVREEWTGEVFDVELLRYPNVEEEMVEMLQIGMACVVRIPDQRPTMAEVVRMVEEIHHTDTESRSECSTPTPHAIETPSTPLPH; translated from the exons ATGGATAAGAAGCAGCTAGACCTCTTGTTCATTTACTCTGCAGCAATTATGGTGGGAGCAATGTTCTTTAGTGTTGAAGCTGCACCAGTTGAAGATAAACAAGCTTTGCTTGATTTCCTTCACAACATTAATCACTCTAGTCACCTAAACTGGGGAAAGAGCTCTTCTGTATGCAAAAATTGGATAGGAGTTACTTGCAACACTGACCAATCCAGAGTTATAGCTCTTCAACTACCAAGAACAGGATTGAATGGTCCAATCCCACCCAACACACTTGATCGCCTCTCAGCACTCCAAACTCTTAATCTTGCATCAAACAATATAACTGGTTTTTTCCCTTTTGGTTTCTCTATGCTAAAGAATTTGAGCTATCTCTACCTCCAATTGAACAAAATTTCTGGTCCATTGCCATCAGATTTTTCAGTGTGGCACAATCTCACTGTTGCCAATTTTTCCCACAATTCTTTTAATGGGAGCATCCCCTTTTCATTGTCAATTTTGACTCATCTCAGTTCTTTAGCCCTAGACAACAACTTACTTTCAGGTGAAATTCCTGATCTCAATATTCTTACCCTGCAAGAGCTCAATTTGGCCAACAATAACCTTAGTGGGGTTGTGCCTAAATCCCTTCAGAGATTTCCTAGTTTGGCCTTTTCTGGTAACAATCTTACATCTGCACTTCCTCATccaagaaggaaaagaaaaagacttGGTGAACCAGCATTGTTGGGAATCATAATTGGTTGTTGCGTGCTGGGACTTGCTACGGCGATCGCAGCTTTCATGATCTTGTGTTGCTATCAGGGTCTTAAATTGCGATctgcagaacatggtgaacaagGAGGACTGAAGTTCAAGAAAAAGGAAGTCTCTGAGGAAAAAGAAGCTTCTGAGAGTAGACACAAGAACAAAGTTGTCTTCTTTGAGGGTTGCAGTCTCGCGTTCGACCTTGAGGACCTGTTGAGAGCATCAGCTGAGGTTCTTGGAAAGGGAACGCTTGGTACAGTGTACAAGGCTGCTCTAGAGGATGCGACAACCGTGGCggtgaagaggttgaaggaggTCACGGTTGGGAAACGAGAGTTTGAACAGCAGATGGAGATAGTAGGGAGTATTAGGCACGAGAATGTAGCTGCACTAAGGGCTTATTACTATTCAAAGGAGGAGAAACTTATGGTATATGATTACTACGAACAGGGCAGTGTCTCAGCAATGTTGCATG GCAAAAGAGGGGTGAACAGAATCTGTTTAGACTGGGAAAGCAGGTTGAGAATAGCAATTGGTGCAGCAAGAGGTATTGCCCAAATCCATGCTCTACAAGGAGGAAAACTAATCCATGGAAACATAAAAGCCTCAAACATCTTCCTCAACTCCAAAGAATACGGTTGTCTATCTGATACTGGTCTAGCAACATTGATGAGTCCAGCATCCGCACCAGCATTGCGAGCCACAGGGTACCGCGCACCGGAAGCAACCGATCCTCGAAAAGCAACACCGGCATCAGACGTGTTCAGTTTCGGGGTGCTGCTTCTCGAGCTTCTAACAGGGAAAAATCCCACAACACATGCCACAGGAGGTGAGGAGGTTTTCCACTTGGTTAGATGGGTAAGTTCTGTGGTTAGAGAGGAGTGGACTGGGGAAGTGTTTGATGTAGAATTACTGAGGTATCCAAATGTAGAGGAAGAAATGGTTGAGATGCTACAAATAGGGATggcttgtgttgtgaggataCCAGATCAGAGACCAACAATGGCAGAGGTGGTGAGAATGGTAGAGGAAATTCATCACACTGACACTGAATCTAGATCAGAATGTTCTACTCCAACTCCTCATGCAATTGAGACACCTTCTACGCCTCTTCCACATTGA
- the LOC130733102 gene encoding uncharacterized protein LOC130733102: MASREETQAPQAPISSQDWRRLISSIDDIRQRNEYLQEQLEYYRIEQQDEGEHEAEAVAEFEPFSAAVREVVILDNMKNIVLETYSGKADPKEHLLYFNTKMVISAASDAVKCRMFPATFKGTTMAWFMTLPRGSITNFRDFSSKFLVQFSASKTKQVTIEDLYNVRQSEGETWKQYVKWFSTASVKIEESEPNACARAFKNGLQPGKLNSKLSRKPAKSMAEVRARAKTYILDEEDAAFKRRRAKRETCHQKTSQARRKQREAEDGTRRFGLGKRYRGNLCIPKRKILSDAGPGIRLTLVAERRQEKA; encoded by the coding sequence ATGGCGTCAAGAGAAGAGACTCAGGCACCTCAGGCACCGATCTCCAGCCAAGATTGGAGGCGTCTGATTAGTAGTATTGACGATATACGACAGCGAAACGAGTATCTCCAAGAGCAGCTAGAGTATTACCGCATTGAGCAGCAAGATGAGGGAGAGCACGAGGCAGAGGCTGTGGCGGAGTTCGAACCATTTTCAGCGGCAGTGAGAGAAGTTGTCATTCTAGACAATATGAAGAATATAGTGCTGGAAACCTACAGTGGAAAGGCTGATCCCAAGGAGCACTTGCTGTAtttcaatacgaagatggtgatcagCGCCGCTTCTGATGCGGTCAAGTGTAGGATGTTTCCAGCCACATTCAAAGGCACGACAATGGCATGGTTCATGACTCTACCACGAGGATCCATCACGAACTTTCGTGACTTCTCGTCCAAATTCCTTGTCCAGTTCTCGGCGAGCAAAACTAAGCAGGTGACGATTGAAGATTTGTATAATGTGCGTCAATCCGAGGGCGAGACTTGGAAGCAGTACGTGAAGTGGTTCAGCACTGCGTCAGTAAAGATAGAGGAATCCGAGCCAAATGCCTGCGCTCGCGCCTTTAAAAACGGATTGCAGCCAGGAAAGCTAAATAGTAAATTGAGCCGAAAGCCAGCCAAGTCAATGGCGGAGGTGCGAGCCCGAGCGAAGACGTACATACTCGACGAGGAGGATGCCGCTTTTAAGCGGAGGCGCGCGAAGAGAGAGACATGTCACCAGAAGACAAGCCAAGCAAGGAGAAAACAGAGGGAAGCAGAAGACGGGACAAGAAGGTTCGGACTGGGGAAAAGGTACCGAGGGAATCTTTGTATcccaaaaaggaaaattttgagCGACGCCGGCCCTGGCATCAGGCTGACCCTCGTCGCTGAGAGGAGGCAGGAAAAAGCTTGA
- the LOC130733103 gene encoding uncharacterized protein LOC130733103 has translation MRGIVDPEALLFDPEINRTFHYRLAQQRRALASAMAAETNAELEARLRAEFARTQEEQVQEAVHRILQERELEEANRPLRDLNEPVMSYDYPGSIAPHNAEAQNFELRPVLINLISQHQYGGSATEDAHAHLERFIRNCSTTRLPNPELVRLQLFPFSLRDTAEEWLNSQPQGSITTWEDLAKKFTKKFFPRTLLRKLKNDILIFKQEDTENLHEALERFKKLLRKCPQHNLTLGAQVERFYDGLADSARSNLEAAASGEFEALSAQAGWNLINKMAESAVNSTNDRQNRRGVLEIEAYDRMVASNKQLSQQMTAMQRQFQAAKISNVDNIHCGTCGGRHASEDCGADFDEEVKALGNSQNNPYSNTYNPGWRNHPNFSWREQNNFNQGGNNQRQYSNQRFQSQNSGPQQNQDQGSGNGKKSLEELMENFINKADTSFKNHEAAIKNLETQVGQMAKQMSERPSGTMARLSEEDILRFRREQQAAREKRNSGKSAVEHATSHSGTESGRPAKKKKKNEDPASVQSKASNQTSLQKFMSKGESAVANKGCSSSTPPLCWKNLLKEFEELSSDDVTSIWDSKIDFNSLVETNLVFEADRDKMRKLGLKEACQAMMTKGLEIVAISKMIDLESAGFDGLASAKLV, from the exons ATGCGAGGTATAGTTGATCCAGAGGCATTGCTTTTTGATCCAGAAATCAACCGCACCTTTCATTACCGGTTAGCACAACAAAGAAGAGCCCTTGCATCTGCAATGGCAGCTGAAACGAATGCTGAATTGGAAGCGCGACTTCGAGCGGAGTTCGCGAGGACTCAAGAGGAACAGGTGCAGGAAGCCGTGCACCGAATCCTGCAAGAAAGAGAGCTAGAGGAGGCCAACCGCCCCCTCAGGGATCTGAATGAACCTGTCATGAGTTATGATTACCCAGGAAGTATAGCCCCTCATAATGCCGAGGCTCAGAACTTTGAACTCAGACCTGTACTCATCAACCTGATCAGTCAACATCAATATGGAGGATCTGCCACTGAAGATGCCCATGCTCACCTAGAGCGGTTCATCAGAAACTGCAGTACTACACGTCTTCCCAACCCCGAGCTTGTTCGTTTGCAACTCTTTCCTTTTTCACTAAGGGACACAGCTGAGGAGTGGCTCAACTCCCAACCTCAAGGCAGCATAACAACTTGGGAAGATTTAGCTAAGAAATTCACTAAAAAGTTTTTCCCTCGTACCTTGCTGAGGAAGCTGAAGAACGACATCCTGATTTTTAAACAGGAAGATACTGAGAATCTCCATGAAGCTCTAGAGCGGTTCAAGAAACTGTTAAGGAAGTGCCCTCAGCACAACCTCACTTTGGGAGCACAGGTAGAGAGATTTTATGACGGCTTGGCTGATTCTGCCAGATCAAACTTGGAAGCAGCAGCTAGTGGCGAATTCGAAGCTCTTTCAGCTCAAGCAGGTTGGAACTTAATCAATAAAATGGCTGAAAGTGCAGTGAACTCTACCAATGACCGCCAAAACAGAAGGGGTGTACTGGAAATAGAAGCGTATGATAGGATGGTTGCTTCAAACAAGCAATTATCTCAACAAATGACAGCTATGCAACGACAGTTCCAGGCAGCCAAGATATCTAATGTGGATAATATCCATTGTGGAACATGCGGTGGTCGTCATGCCAGTGAAGATTGCGGTGCAGATTTTGACGAGGAAGTCAAGGCTTTGGGAAATTCCCAAAATAATCCTTATTCCAACACCTACAATCCGGGGTGGAGGAATCATCCTAACTTTTCCTGGAGGGAACAGAACAACTTCAATCAAGGAGGAAATAATCAGAGGCAATATTCAAATCAAAGATTCCAGTCTCAGAATTCAGGACCTCAACAGAATCAGGATCAAGGCAGTGGCAATGggaagaagagcttagaagaattGATGGAGAATTTCATTAACAAAGCAGATACTAGTTTCAAAAATCATGAAGCTGCTATAAAAAATTTGGAGACTCAGGTGGGACAGATGGCCAAGCAAATGTCAGAAAGACCCTCAG GCACAATGGCTCGCCTATCTGAGGAAGACATCCTTCGATTCCGCCGTGAACAACAGGCGGCCCGTGAGAAAAGAAACTCCGGGAAATCTGCGGTCGAACATGCCACCAGCCACTCCGGTACTGAATCCGGCCGCCccgcaaaaaagaaaaagaagaatgaagatCCTGCCTCTGTCCAAAGCAAAGCTTCGAACCAAACCTCGCTACAAAAGTTCATGAGCAAAGGCGAATCCGCTGTGGCGAACAAAGGTTGTTCGTCGAGTACACCACCCCTTTGCTGGAAAAACTTGTTGAAAGAATTTGAGGAGTTATCCTCGGACGATGTGACCTCAATTTGGGATTCCAAAATTGACTTCAACTCGTTGGTGGAAACAAATCTGGTGTTCGAGGCGGACCGTGATAAGATGAGGAAACTAGGTTTGAAGGAAGCTTGTCAAGCCATGATGACAAAGGGCTTGGAGATTGTTGCTATCTCCAAGATGATCGACCTTGAATCCGCCGGATTCGATGGTCTCGCTTCAGCCAAGCTTGTttaa